Proteins from a genomic interval of Lolium perenne isolate Kyuss_39 chromosome 1, Kyuss_2.0, whole genome shotgun sequence:
- the LOC127318488 gene encoding uncharacterized protein, with product MADSSEYKMQKTTLRIDVKASRQEAKPKLQVSVNALKLDLTALEEKLEGLQQAISVHAGGVVRLEGLEVSLLATFVVAPSVSAEDVVKYQMKLTCGEDYPAEPPSVDWQDCPVEPKPNLKHIPSTTNWNVKKSKPQLADVLTDLKNVIVEDHGTKKKASKGKKNSAKDSKAKKKSNSDGGE from the exons ATGGCAG ATTCATCGGAATATAAGATGCAAAAGACGACACTCAGGATTGATGTTAAAGCTAGTCGCCAGGAAGCAAAACCAAaactccaag TATCAGTCAACGCCCTGAAACTAGACCTGACGGCCCTTGAGGAAAAACTAGAGGGCCTGCAGCAAGCTATTAGTGTACATGCGGGTGGAGTCGTCCGCTTGGAAGGTCTTGAGGTTTCATTATTGGCAACCTTTGTTGTGGCGCCCTCTGTGTCGGCCGAG gatgTTGTGAAGTACCAGATGAAGCTCACCTGTGGTGAGGACTACCCAGCTGAACCGCCATCGGTCGACTGGCAGGACTGTCCAGTGGAACCCAAG CCCAACCTCAAGCATATTCCATCAACAACAAACTGGAATGTCAAGAAGTCCAAACCACAGCTGGCAGATGTACTAACTGATCTGAAAAATGTGATCGTGGAAGATCACGGAACAAAGAAAAAGGCCTCAAAAGGCAAGAAGAATTCCGCAAAGGATTCAAAGGCCAAGAAGAAATCCAACAGCGATGGTGGGGAATGA